From the genome of Triticum aestivum cultivar Chinese Spring chromosome 3B, IWGSC CS RefSeq v2.1, whole genome shotgun sequence, one region includes:
- the LOC123068999 gene encoding protein LOW PSII ACCUMULATION 1, chloroplastic isoform X3 has protein sequence MAAAALRPHLSLLSAGGGIPNPTLQTLSFVAPLLLRRRCRRRSSVVLSNASSSPPSPPPSPEKEAEAAPTAESCVNLGLEFFSKGRVRDALEQFDNALELNPNPTEAQAAFYNKACCHAYREESKKAADCLRIALRDYNLKFGTVLNDPDMAPFRASPEFKELQEEALRGGEDIGSGFRRDLKLISEVQAPFRGVRKFFYVAFIAAAGISTFFTIPRLIFALQGGDGAPDFLETAGNAAINIGGIVVLVALFFWENKKEEEQITNISRNETLSRLPVRLSTNRITELVQLRDISRPVILAGSKASVTQAMQRAERYRTELLKRGVLLIPVIFGASLKVQGKPKGFGTTRSAASAPSIGGDFEKRTESIAAKSRLRAEVRFKADIVSPEQWESAGLQKLQCIADG, from the exons ATGGCGGCCGCGGCACTCCGGCCCCACCTTTCCCTTCTCTCGGCTGGCGGCGGAATCCCCAACCCCACGCTCCAAACTCTATCCTTCgtcgcccccctcctcctccgccgccgctgccgccgccgcagcagcgtcgttctctccaacgcctcctcgtcGCCCCCATCCCCGCCTCcttcgccggagaaggaggccgaggCGGCTCCGACGGCGGAGTCGTGCGTCAACCTCGGCCTCGAGTTCTTCTCCAAGGGCAGG GTGAGGGATGCACTTGAACAATTTGACAATGCCCTAGAGCTGAATCCAAATCCTACCGAAGCCCAAGCAGCGTTCTATAACAAGGCATGCTGCCATGCATACAG GGAAGAAAGCAAAAAAGCTGCAGATTGCTTGAGAATAGCTTTGCGAGATTACAATCTCAAATTTGGTACAGTACTTAATGATCCAGACATGGCGCCATTCAGGGCATCACCAGAATttaaggaacttcaagaagag GCATTACGTGGTGGAGAAGATATTGGTTCTGGGTTCCGAAGAGATCTAAAGCTCATTAGTGAAGTACAGGCACCATTTCGTGGTGTCCGGAAGTTCTTTTATGTGGCGTTCATTGCAGCAGCTGGAATTTCAACATTCTTTACCATTCCCAGACTTATATTTGCACTTCAAGGTGGTGATGGTGCTCCAGATTTTCTGGAAACGGCTGGCAATGCTGCCATTAATATTGGAG GTATTGTCGTGCTCGTGGCTTTATTTTTCTGGGAAAACAAGAAAGAAGAAGAGCAGATTACAAATATCTCTCGTAATGAAACCCTTTCAAGGTTACCTGTGCGTCTGTCAACCAATCGCATAACTGAACTTGTGCAACTCCGGGACATTTCTAGGCCA GTTATATTGGCAGGTTCAAAGGCATCTGTTACTCAAGCAATGCAAAGAGCTGAGAGGTACCGAACTGAACTGCTCAAACGAGGCGTTCTTCTAATTCCTGTGATCTTTGGTGCTTCACTAAAAGTCCAAGGCAAACCAAAAGGCTTTGGTACTACAAGATCTGCTGCATCAGCTCCTTCAATTGGG GGTGACTTTGAAAAACGTACTGAATCTATTGCGGCAAAATCACGACTCAGAGCTGAGGTTCGATTTAAAGCTGATATTGTCTCTCCAGAACAATGGGAAAG cgcaggcctccagaagctccagtgcatagcggacggctaa
- the LOC123068999 gene encoding protein LOW PSII ACCUMULATION 1, chloroplastic isoform X1: MAAAALRPHLSLLSAGGGIPNPTLQTLSFVAPLLLRRRCRRRSSVVLSNASSSPPSPPPSPEKEAEAAPTAESCVNLGLEFFSKGRVRDALEQFDNALELNPNPTEAQAAFYNKACCHAYREESKKAADCLRIALRDYNLKFGTVLNDPDMAPFRASPEFKELQEEALRGGEDIGSGFRRDLKLISEVQAPFRGVRKFFYVAFIAAAGISTFFTIPRLIFALQGGDGAPDFLETAGNAAINIGGIVVLVALFFWENKKEEEQITNISRNETLSRLPVRLSTNRITELVQLRDISRPVILAGSKASVTQAMQRAERYRTELLKRGVLLIPVIFGASLKVQGKPKGFGTTRSAASAPSIGGDFEKRTESIAAKSRLRAEVRFKADIVSPEQWERPPEAPVHSGRLKCAENVKRGRGRPNLTWEESVKKDLKDWSITKELAMDKGLLKLAIHVPEP, from the exons ATGGCGGCCGCGGCACTCCGGCCCCACCTTTCCCTTCTCTCGGCTGGCGGCGGAATCCCCAACCCCACGCTCCAAACTCTATCCTTCgtcgcccccctcctcctccgccgccgctgccgccgccgcagcagcgtcgttctctccaacgcctcctcgtcGCCCCCATCCCCGCCTCcttcgccggagaaggaggccgaggCGGCTCCGACGGCGGAGTCGTGCGTCAACCTCGGCCTCGAGTTCTTCTCCAAGGGCAGG GTGAGGGATGCACTTGAACAATTTGACAATGCCCTAGAGCTGAATCCAAATCCTACCGAAGCCCAAGCAGCGTTCTATAACAAGGCATGCTGCCATGCATACAG GGAAGAAAGCAAAAAAGCTGCAGATTGCTTGAGAATAGCTTTGCGAGATTACAATCTCAAATTTGGTACAGTACTTAATGATCCAGACATGGCGCCATTCAGGGCATCACCAGAATttaaggaacttcaagaagag GCATTACGTGGTGGAGAAGATATTGGTTCTGGGTTCCGAAGAGATCTAAAGCTCATTAGTGAAGTACAGGCACCATTTCGTGGTGTCCGGAAGTTCTTTTATGTGGCGTTCATTGCAGCAGCTGGAATTTCAACATTCTTTACCATTCCCAGACTTATATTTGCACTTCAAGGTGGTGATGGTGCTCCAGATTTTCTGGAAACGGCTGGCAATGCTGCCATTAATATTGGAG GTATTGTCGTGCTCGTGGCTTTATTTTTCTGGGAAAACAAGAAAGAAGAAGAGCAGATTACAAATATCTCTCGTAATGAAACCCTTTCAAGGTTACCTGTGCGTCTGTCAACCAATCGCATAACTGAACTTGTGCAACTCCGGGACATTTCTAGGCCA GTTATATTGGCAGGTTCAAAGGCATCTGTTACTCAAGCAATGCAAAGAGCTGAGAGGTACCGAACTGAACTGCTCAAACGAGGCGTTCTTCTAATTCCTGTGATCTTTGGTGCTTCACTAAAAGTCCAAGGCAAACCAAAAGGCTTTGGTACTACAAGATCTGCTGCATCAGCTCCTTCAATTGGG GGTGACTTTGAAAAACGTACTGAATCTATTGCGGCAAAATCACGACTCAGAGCTGAGGTTCGATTTAAAGCTGATATTGTCTCTCCAGAACAATGGGAAAG gcctccagaagctccagtgcatagcggacggctaaagtgtgcggagaatgtcaagagagggcggggtagaccgaatttgacatgggaggagtccgttaagaaagacctgaaggattggagtatcaccaaagaactagctatggacaaggGTTTGttgaagcttgctatccatgtgccagagccatga